A stretch of the Mycolicibacterium celeriflavum genome encodes the following:
- a CDS encoding heme-binding protein: MTIRGIAARRRIAGACAASLLGGLAAATIAAPSAAAAPDCSASAVSGTVSSVTGSARSYLDSHPGANQAVTTAFSQPRAEAAATLRGYFTANPQEYYDLRGILSPIGDVQRTCNIQALPPDLASAYDEFMAG, from the coding sequence ATGACAATCCGTGGAATCGCCGCGCGTCGGCGAATCGCAGGCGCCTGTGCTGCCAGCCTGCTAGGGGGTTTGGCCGCAGCAACCATCGCCGCACCGTCGGCGGCGGCCGCGCCGGACTGCAGTGCCAGCGCCGTGTCCGGCACCGTCAGCTCGGTGACCGGTTCGGCCCGGTCCTATCTGGACAGCCACCCGGGTGCCAACCAGGCCGTGACCACCGCGTTCAGCCAGCCACGTGCTGAGGCGGCGGCCACTCTTCGCGGCTACTTCACCGCGAACCCGCAGGAGTACTACGACCTGCGCGGCATCCTGTCGCCGATCGGCGACGTGCAGCGCACGTGCAACATCCAGGCGCTGCCGCCGGATTTGGCGTCGGCCTATGACGAGTTCATGGCCGGCTGA